AGGCAGCGTCATCGATGTTACGCAGATCGTCGGGCGTGAGTTCCACTGAGACTGCCCCGATGTTTTCGTCCAAGCGATGCAGCTTCGTGGTGCCTGGGATTGGAACAATCCACGACTTTTGAGCCAGTAGCCAAGCGATCGCGATTTGAGCAGGTGTCGCCTGCTTCTGTTCTGCGATGCTGCCGAGCAGATCGATCAGGGCCTGATTCGCCTTGAGAGCCTCCTTAGTGAAGCGAGGCAGAGTGCTGCGGAAATCGGAACTGTCGAAGGTCGTGCTTTCGTCCATCTTGCCCGTGAGAAAGCCCTTGCCCAATGGACTGTAGGGGACAAAACCGATTCCGAGTTCCTCTAGGGTCGGTATCACTTCCGCTTCAGGCTTTCTCCACCACAGTGAGTACTCGCTCTGGAGAGCAGCGATCGGCTGAACGGCGTGGGCGCGACGAATCGTTTGCACTCCTGCTTCCGAGAGTCCAAAGTGCTTAACCTTACCTGACTGAATCAGTTCCTTCACCGCTCCTGCCACGTCTTCGATCGGCACGTTCGGGTCAACCCGGTGCTGATAGAGGAGGTCGATCGCCTCTACCTTGAGTCGCTTGAGCGAACCCTCCACGGCTTCCTTAATATGCTCCGGTCGGCTATTCAGTCCGGGCGAACCCTTCATGCCACGGGGATCGGAATTTGGACTGATGTCGAATCCGAATTTGGTGGCGATGACCACTTGGTCGCGGAAGGGAGCGAGGGCTTCACCCACCAGTTCTTCGTTTAGGAACGGGCCGTAGACCTCGGCGGTGTCAAAGAATGTAATGCCGCGATCGATAGCGGCCCGAAGAAGAGCGGTCATTTCCTCCGTATCTTTGGGCGGGCCATAGGAAAAGCTCATTCCCATACAGCCCAGCCCGATCGCCGAGACTTCCAGATTACTGTTTCCAAGTGTGCGTTTCTGCATTTTTTGAACTCCTGTCTTTGATTTAAAGGTCGAACTGTCTTAATCTACGATCGAGTCTGCTATTGTTCGTCGCTGACCTGTTTCATTTAGTCCACGGGCTTGTCTTGAGTTCTGAATAGCGATATGCATCATGTCCGTGGATTTGACGATCGTGCTTCTTGCGCGATCGCTAGAACGAACCGTCCGTTGATTTCGATAGCTCTTCATGGGCGTGCGTCGCCTGCAACCGTTCCTCGACAGCCGGCGCGATCGTCGCAAGGGCATCACTTCCGGCAACGAACAGCTTCGGCGGATTCTCCATCCCGGCGATTTTGACCAGAGCATCGCCCAACTTTGCCGGGTCACCCTGCTGCGTGCCGTTGTAGACCGACCAAGTGTCCTGGACGTTGCCCTCGGCGGCATAGTCTTCGATGGCGTTGCTGGGCCATCTGACATTCTGGTCGTCCAGAAGGTCCGTGCGAAAGAAGCCAGGTTCGACGAGCGTCATCTTGATGCCGAACCCCTCGACCTCGACCGCGACCGACAGTGAGATGCCTTCGACCGCGAACTTCGATGCAGCGTAGGCAGCACAGTGCTTAAACCCGACAACGCCAGCAACGGAGCTAATGTTGATGATGTGGCCCGATCGCTGCTGACGCATAATCGGCAGCACGGCACGCATGACGTACACCACACCATAGAAGTTTGTCGCGAACTGGCGTTCGATGTCGGTCGTGGTCATCTCTTCAAAATTACCAAGCAGGCTGTAGCCCGCATTGTTAACTAAAACGTCGATGCGACCGAACCGATTCACCGCCTCCTCGATGGCTGTTTTCGCCTGTACCTCGTCGGAAACGTCCAACTGGACAAATGCAAGATTCTCGCTTGCAACATCGCGCAAGGCATTACGCACTTTATCGAGGTTTCGGCCAGTCGCGACTACACGGTCACCGGACTGCAATGCTGCCTTGGCGGTTCCGGTTCCGATCCCACTGCCAGCGCCTGTGATAAACCAGACTTTGCTCATAATTATTTTCCTTTTACTCGAACTTAATCAAGCCCTGTATTGTTCATTGTTCATTGCTCGTTATCATCGCCATTACTCCGTCGCCACTTCATTCAGGCATTTCAAT
The Nostoc punctiforme PCC 73102 genome window above contains:
- a CDS encoding aldo/keto reductase, with translation MQKRTLGNSNLEVSAIGLGCMGMSFSYGPPKDTEEMTALLRAAIDRGITFFDTAEVYGPFLNEELVGEALAPFRDQVVIATKFGFDISPNSDPRGMKGSPGLNSRPEHIKEAVEGSLKRLKVEAIDLLYQHRVDPNVPIEDVAGAVKELIQSGKVKHFGLSEAGVQTIRRAHAVQPIAALQSEYSLWWRKPEAEVIPTLEELGIGFVPYSPLGKGFLTGKMDESTTFDSSDFRSTLPRFTKEALKANQALIDLLGSIAEQKQATPAQIAIAWLLAQKSWIVPIPGTTKLHRLDENIGAVSVELTPDDLRNIDDAASKIAVQGARYPEKLEQMTGR
- a CDS encoding SDR family oxidoreductase, translating into MSKVWFITGAGSGIGTGTAKAALQSGDRVVATGRNLDKVRNALRDVASENLAFVQLDVSDEVQAKTAIEEAVNRFGRIDVLVNNAGYSLLGNFEEMTTTDIERQFATNFYGVVYVMRAVLPIMRQQRSGHIINISSVAGVVGFKHCAAYAASKFAVEGISLSVAVEVEGFGIKMTLVEPGFFRTDLLDDQNVRWPSNAIEDYAAEGNVQDTWSVYNGTQQGDPAKLGDALVKIAGMENPPKLFVAGSDALATIAPAVEERLQATHAHEELSKSTDGSF